The following coding sequences are from one Prochlorococcus sp. MIT 1314 window:
- a CDS encoding sulfurtransferase TusA family protein: MTSLKYLDLKSVPCPLNVVKIKLALEKLSKNEKLIVELDKGEPEEMVLNNLKEMGCLFKQIKENEKFIKIKILNEN, from the coding sequence ATGACTTCATTAAAGTATTTGGATCTTAAATCGGTTCCATGTCCTTTAAATGTCGTCAAAATTAAATTGGCTTTAGAAAAGTTATCCAAAAATGAAAAACTTATAGTTGAACTAGATAAGGGTGAACCAGAAGAAATGGTATTAAACAATTTAAAAGAGATGGGATGTTTGTTTAAACAAATCAAAGAAAATGAAAAATTTATAAAAATAAAAATATTGAATGAAAACTAA
- the rsgA gene encoding ribosome small subunit-dependent GTPase A, which yields MKTNSKHLGLVTKKFNDFFLVDLENKENFGNSERFLCKVRKSINFKDQLIYVGDKVVIDNIDLKSKRAIITSLKKRKNLLARPSVANISNIYVICSVEEPELNLSQVNRFLISAESIGVEVSLVLTKCDLITDKKKSFLLDKFGKWGYQAITLNLQKSDYFKNFLAELKQKKCSIFMGPSGVGKTTLLNMIIPDIQNNTAPVSKKIKRGKNTTRNVELFALSNKSYIVDTPGFNMQALEVDIRTLPNLYLEIYKQVIDEGIKCKFRNCLHLNDEGCNLNKSFERYSFYKEMMESSKNHYSQNQED from the coding sequence ATGAAAACTAATAGTAAACATTTAGGTTTAGTTACGAAAAAATTTAATGATTTTTTTTTAGTTGACTTAGAAAATAAAGAAAACTTTGGAAATAGTGAGAGATTTTTATGTAAGGTTAGGAAGTCTATAAATTTCAAAGATCAACTAATTTATGTTGGAGACAAAGTAGTAATTGACAATATTGATTTAAAAAGCAAACGCGCAATAATAACAAGTCTAAAAAAAAGAAAAAATTTATTAGCTAGACCATCAGTTGCAAATATTTCTAACATATACGTTATTTGTTCTGTCGAAGAGCCAGAATTAAATTTATCTCAAGTTAATAGGTTTTTGATATCAGCAGAATCTATTGGAGTTGAAGTATCTTTAGTTTTAACAAAGTGTGATTTAATTACAGATAAAAAAAAATCTTTTTTACTTGATAAATTTGGGAAATGGGGTTACCAAGCAATTACTTTAAATTTACAGAAATCTGATTACTTTAAAAATTTTTTAGCTGAGTTAAAGCAAAAAAAGTGTTCGATATTTATGGGTCCATCAGGTGTTGGTAAAACTACTTTGCTTAATATGATAATTCCGGACATTCAAAATAATACTGCCCCAGTTTCAAAGAAAATTAAGAGAGGGAAAAACACTACTAGAAATGTTGAATTATTTGCTCTTTCAAATAAAAGTTACATTGTTGATACCCCTGGCTTTAATATGCAAGCTCTAGAAGTTGATATTAGAACGTTACCAAATCTTTATTTGGAAATATATAAACAAGTAATTGATGAAGGAATTAAGTGCAAATTTCGTAACTGCTTACATTTGAATGATGAGGGGTGTAATTTAAACAAATCTTTTGAAAGATATTCTTTTTATAAAGAAATGATGGAGTCTTCTAAGAATCACTATTCTCAAAACCAGGAAGATTGA
- a CDS encoding YbaB/EbfC family nucleoid-associated protein: MAGFGLPNFGQLTEAFKKAKQIQQDAQKLQDELENMEIEGKSDDEMVKVWISGNQLPLKVEVQENIFNSDKEKIEQNILQAIQKAHELSTTTMKERMNDLTGGLNLNLPGFENSDS, translated from the coding sequence ATGGCTGGTTTTGGACTTCCTAACTTTGGACAACTTACAGAAGCTTTTAAAAAAGCTAAACAAATTCAGCAAGATGCCCAAAAATTACAAGATGAACTTGAAAATATGGAGATTGAAGGTAAAAGTGATGATGAAATGGTAAAAGTATGGATAAGTGGCAACCAACTTCCTTTAAAGGTTGAAGTCCAAGAAAATATTTTCAACTCAGATAAAGAAAAAATAGAGCAAAACATATTACAAGCCATTCAAAAAGCTCATGAATTATCTACTACAACCATGAAAGAAAGAATGAATGATTTGACTGGCGGATTAAATCTCAATCTTCCTGGTTTTGAGAATAGTGATTCTTAG
- the murB gene encoding UDP-N-acetylmuramate dehydrogenase, with translation MNKKILSENFNLSRYTTIKVGGIAEYFAEPKSIYELSNLIKWSNLNNHRCQIIGAGSNLLINNIFIKGLVICTKKMQSLRIDPYSGVVNAEAGVMLPTLSNSLAKNKLQGGEWAVGIPGTLGGALYMNAGTGNLSLEKNLISVKVINNKTLEKLEIKKKDINFDYRFSSFQGNNLAILSAKLHFKPNGNLKKLLETTRNNLKLKTETQPYNLPSFGSVFKNPKDNYAAKLIDDMGLKGLKIGGAEISKMHANFIINNSSASSKDIFELITLIQQKVLQNKGIYLQPEVRMIGFDYPN, from the coding sequence ATGAATAAAAAAATTCTTTCTGAGAACTTCAATCTAAGTCGATATACAACTATAAAAGTTGGTGGGATCGCCGAATATTTTGCCGAACCAAAAAGTATTTACGAATTGTCTAATTTAATAAAGTGGTCAAATTTAAACAATCATAGATGCCAAATAATTGGCGCTGGTTCAAATCTTTTAATAAATAATATTTTCATAAAAGGTTTAGTTATATGTACAAAAAAAATGCAGTCTTTAAGAATAGATCCATATTCAGGAGTTGTTAATGCAGAAGCAGGAGTAATGCTCCCAACATTATCTAATTCTCTCGCTAAAAATAAATTACAAGGGGGAGAATGGGCTGTCGGAATCCCAGGAACTTTGGGAGGAGCACTTTATATGAATGCTGGTACAGGGAATTTATCACTAGAAAAAAATCTTATTTCTGTGAAAGTTATTAATAATAAAACTCTTGAAAAACTTGAAATTAAAAAAAAAGATATCAATTTTGATTATAGATTTAGCTCTTTTCAAGGTAATAATCTGGCAATTCTCAGTGCAAAACTACATTTTAAACCAAATGGAAATCTCAAAAAATTACTCGAAACAACAAGAAATAACCTTAAATTAAAAACAGAAACACAGCCATATAATTTGCCAAGTTTTGGTAGTGTTTTTAAAAATCCTAAAGATAATTATGCAGCAAAATTAATAGATGATATGGGTTTAAAGGGATTGAAAATTGGCGGTGCAGAAATTTCTAAAATGCACGCAAACTTTATAATTAATAATTCTTCAGCAAGTTCAAAAGATATTTTTGAATTAATAACTTTAATTCAACAAAAAGTACTACAAAACAAAGGAATTTATCTGCAACCGGAAGTAAGAATGATTGGTTTTGACTATCCTAATTAA
- the murC gene encoding UDP-N-acetylmuramate--L-alanine ligase: MNKEFILKDHFHFIGIGGIGMSALAMALLKKGYSVSGSDLVKNNETKKLEDLGAVIFSSQLQQNIEFINSKFKTKLINFVVSSAIKPENAELSYCREKNLTLKHRSEILAILMQSYTSLAVAGSHGKTSTSTFLSTLLDLCTHNSSSITGGIIPIYNSNCHLENTKFLVAEIDESDGTISKYKSDLGIINNIDFDHCDHFSDLNEVLSSFKNFASNSKKLLLNFDCEITRNNFYSKNMWSNTNPRNVSYAIIPTVINKSHTIGEYYENGAFISSLNIPIPGLHNLSNITASIAASRMMGIDFIEIKKNIKFLKLPKKRFEFRGQIDERNLYDDYAHHPNEIKATIKLGRLFIKENINNEAQQSRLIAIFQPHRYSRVKHFAKEFAEELSKADVIYVTNIYGAGEKNEDKINSKIITDLIYKQNKNVSYINNYHQIAKNFYKLTQKGDLILNMGAGDCHNFWSNLITKNFD; encoded by the coding sequence TTGAATAAAGAATTTATACTAAAAGATCATTTCCACTTTATAGGGATTGGAGGCATTGGAATGTCAGCTCTTGCAATGGCTTTACTCAAGAAAGGCTATTCCGTATCAGGGTCTGATTTAGTTAAAAACAACGAAACTAAAAAATTAGAGGATTTAGGAGCAGTTATTTTTAGTTCTCAACTTCAACAAAATATTGAATTTATCAATTCGAAATTTAAGACCAAATTGATTAATTTTGTTGTAAGCTCAGCAATCAAGCCAGAAAATGCAGAACTATCATACTGCAGGGAAAAAAATTTAACCTTAAAACATCGTTCAGAGATCCTTGCAATTTTAATGCAGTCTTACACTTCATTAGCCGTAGCAGGGAGCCATGGAAAAACATCAACAAGTACATTTCTTTCGACACTTCTTGATTTATGTACGCATAATTCTTCTTCAATAACTGGCGGCATAATCCCTATTTACAACTCTAATTGCCATCTAGAAAATACAAAATTCTTAGTAGCGGAAATTGATGAATCTGATGGGACAATAAGCAAATATAAATCTGATCTTGGAATAATTAATAATATTGATTTTGATCATTGCGATCATTTTTCTGATTTAAATGAAGTTTTATCTTCTTTTAAAAATTTCGCTTCAAATTCTAAAAAATTATTACTTAATTTTGATTGTGAAATAACAAGAAATAATTTTTATTCTAAAAATATGTGGTCAAACACTAATCCACGGAACGTATCTTATGCCATAATCCCGACTGTGATTAATAAAAGTCATACGATTGGGGAATATTATGAAAATGGAGCTTTTATTAGTAGTTTAAATATCCCAATTCCTGGATTACACAATTTATCGAATATCACTGCATCAATAGCAGCTTCAAGAATGATGGGTATAGATTTTATAGAAATTAAAAAAAATATTAAATTTCTAAAACTACCCAAAAAAAGATTTGAATTCAGAGGCCAAATAGATGAAAGAAATTTATATGATGATTATGCACATCACCCAAACGAAATAAAAGCAACTATTAAATTAGGAAGATTATTTATTAAAGAAAATATTAATAATGAAGCTCAACAAAGTAGATTGATAGCCATATTCCAACCTCACAGATATTCTAGAGTTAAGCATTTTGCTAAAGAATTTGCTGAAGAATTATCAAAAGCAGATGTTATTTATGTTACTAATATTTATGGAGCAGGAGAAAAAAACGAAGATAAAATTAATTCAAAAATTATCACTGACCTTATTTATAAACAAAATAAAAATGTTAGTTACATAAATAATTATCATCAAATTGCAAAGAATTTTTACAAATTAACTCAAAAAGGTGATTTAATTTTAAATATGGGAGCCGGTGATTGTCATAATTTTTGGTCAAATTTAATTACAAAAAACTTTGATTAA
- the gap gene encoding type I glyceraldehyde-3-phosphate dehydrogenase, with amino-acid sequence MTLRVAINGFGRIGRNFMRCWLSRGAYTNIEVVGINVTSDPKTNAHLLKYDSVLGQLDGVDIQYTDDTFVINNKTIKCFSDRNIMNLPWKDWGVDLVIESTGVFNTDVAASKHLEVGAKKVILTAPGKGAGVGTYVVGVNADTYKHKDYDILSNASCTTNCLAPVVKVLDQTFGINKGLMTTIHSYTGDQRILDNSHRDLRRARAAATNIVPTSTGAAKAVALVYPEMKGKLTGIAMRVPTPNVSAVDLVFESSKAVTSEDVNNVLKEASLNSMKGIIKYGDEPLVSSDYAGTNESSIVDSDLTMCIGDNLVKVLAWYDNEWGYSQRVVDLAEIVAKNWE; translated from the coding sequence ATGACTTTGCGTGTTGCTATTAATGGATTTGGCAGAATTGGTCGAAACTTTATGCGTTGTTGGCTTAGTAGAGGTGCTTACACCAATATTGAGGTTGTTGGAATTAACGTGACTTCCGATCCTAAAACCAACGCCCACTTACTTAAATATGATTCAGTATTAGGTCAGCTCGATGGAGTTGATATTCAATATACTGATGACACTTTTGTAATAAATAACAAAACAATAAAGTGTTTTTCTGATAGAAATATAATGAATCTTCCATGGAAAGATTGGGGAGTTGATTTGGTCATCGAGTCAACTGGTGTTTTTAATACAGATGTTGCTGCAAGTAAACATTTAGAAGTAGGAGCTAAGAAAGTTATTCTTACTGCCCCTGGTAAAGGTGCTGGTGTTGGTACCTATGTAGTTGGAGTTAATGCTGATACTTATAAACATAAAGATTATGATATTTTGAGTAATGCAAGTTGTACTACTAACTGTTTAGCTCCGGTAGTTAAAGTTTTAGATCAAACTTTTGGTATTAATAAAGGTTTGATGACTACAATTCATAGTTATACTGGTGATCAAAGGATTTTAGATAATAGTCATAGAGACTTAAGGAGAGCTAGAGCAGCAGCAACAAATATTGTTCCTACTTCAACAGGTGCTGCAAAAGCAGTCGCTTTGGTTTACCCAGAAATGAAAGGGAAACTAACTGGTATTGCAATGAGAGTGCCTACGCCTAATGTTTCGGCAGTTGATTTGGTTTTTGAATCTTCGAAAGCTGTCACAAGTGAGGATGTCAATAATGTTCTTAAAGAAGCTTCTTTAAATTCAATGAAGGGAATTATTAAGTATGGTGATGAACCATTAGTTTCAAGTGATTATGCAGGTACTAATGAATCATCAATTGTAGATAGTGATCTTACTATGTGTATTGGTGATAATCTTGTAAAAGTTCTTGCATGGTATGACAATGAGTGGGGTTATAGCCAGAGGGTTGTAGATTTAGCAGAGATTGTTGCTAAAAATTGGGAATAA
- a CDS encoding thiamine-phosphate kinase → MRKELLEDLGEKELINRLGKFMPKNQVLDDCALISTKNNNLLVNNDSLVENVHFNDITISARDLGWKAVVSNISDLLSSGSKKNIGITISLILPAKTEWVWVEELYKGINKALKKYGGIILGGDCSIGNERIISITAIGMQGELELRRTACKAGEIILTTGIHGLSRLGFMIKSKINFDNDICLNERLINRSIEHFCRPKVNTNFLKNLLKSRSNKKLTTIGCTDSSDGLFQAIQDLTIASNCKAIIDYEKIPKDKDWPQGDKWDEYYFFGGEDYELIFSLPEEWAKKMTKLDKNINEIGFFTKGEPSIEFKDHKKNKLLKNTPFKHF, encoded by the coding sequence ATGCGTAAAGAATTATTAGAAGATTTAGGCGAAAAAGAATTAATAAATAGGCTTGGGAAATTTATGCCTAAAAATCAAGTTTTAGATGATTGTGCTTTAATCAGCACTAAAAATAATAACTTGCTTGTAAATAATGATTCACTAGTAGAAAATGTTCATTTCAATGACATTACTATTAGCGCTCGAGACCTTGGATGGAAAGCTGTTGTCAGTAACATATCTGACTTATTATCCAGTGGTAGCAAGAAAAATATAGGTATTACAATAAGTCTTATTCTACCTGCTAAAACTGAGTGGGTTTGGGTTGAAGAGTTGTATAAAGGAATAAATAAAGCTTTAAAAAAATATGGTGGGATAATTCTTGGAGGAGATTGCTCAATAGGGAATGAAAGAATTATCTCAATTACAGCCATAGGTATGCAAGGTGAACTTGAATTAAGAAGAACCGCATGTAAAGCAGGTGAGATTATCTTAACTACCGGAATTCATGGTCTTAGCAGACTAGGATTCATGATAAAAAGTAAAATTAATTTTGATAATGATATTTGTCTAAATGAGAGATTAATAAACAGGTCAATTGAACATTTTTGTAGACCAAAAGTTAACACAAATTTTCTAAAAAATCTGCTTAAAAGTCGCTCCAATAAAAAATTAACAACAATAGGATGTACCGATAGTAGTGATGGTCTTTTTCAAGCTATACAAGATCTAACAATTGCCAGCAACTGTAAAGCAATTATTGATTACGAGAAAATACCAAAAGATAAAGATTGGCCTCAAGGAGATAAATGGGATGAATATTATTTTTTTGGAGGTGAAGATTATGAATTAATTTTCTCATTGCCGGAAGAATGGGCAAAGAAGATGACAAAACTAGATAAAAATATTAACGAGATTGGATTTTTTACAAAAGGTGAACCTTCAATAGAATTTAAAGATCATAAGAAAAATAAATTATTGAAAAATACACCTTTTAAACACTTTTGA
- a CDS encoding peptidylprolyl isomerase yields the protein MQKFLSNQNKLFLTLSIIILQFFLFKPIQVLADLPTGNAVKDPNVILRNALPIKQVELQEIQHKLEETSDLVRGGRWPALTKTVTKCQSLLKKYQNRIIQQIPNNKQKIAEKTFLELKENFDSLQEHTQSKDKYSFVATRKEALDKIGGLEEYFLPNQFPYSIPEEFNDLPRLLGRATVNIKTSKGDMKAIIDGYNAPLTAGAFIDLSSKKFYKDLPINRAEEFFVLQTGDPIGEEIGYVDPDTNKERHVPLEIRIPDEKDTFYNQTFEDLGLYTETPTLPFATLGTLGWSHSNTAVDDGSSQFFFFLYEAELNPAGRNLIDGRNAAFGYVVDGFDVLEELNKDDIIESIDVLEGIENLKLNA from the coding sequence ATGCAAAAATTCTTATCAAATCAGAACAAACTTTTCTTAACTCTTTCAATCATAATTTTACAGTTTTTTCTGTTTAAACCAATTCAAGTTTTAGCTGATTTACCTACTGGCAATGCGGTGAAAGACCCTAACGTAATCCTCAGAAACGCTCTCCCCATAAAGCAAGTTGAGCTACAAGAAATTCAACACAAATTGGAGGAAACAAGTGACCTTGTAAGGGGAGGAAGATGGCCCGCTCTTACGAAAACTGTTACAAAATGTCAATCTTTACTAAAAAAATACCAAAATCGAATTATTCAACAAATACCAAATAACAAACAAAAAATTGCTGAAAAAACATTTTTAGAGCTCAAAGAAAATTTTGATAGCCTTCAAGAACATACTCAATCGAAAGATAAGTACTCATTTGTAGCTACCCGAAAAGAGGCTTTAGATAAAATAGGTGGATTAGAAGAATATTTTCTGCCAAATCAATTTCCTTACTCTATTCCAGAAGAATTTAATGATCTACCCAGACTACTTGGCAGAGCAACAGTAAATATAAAGACTTCTAAAGGAGACATGAAAGCTATTATAGATGGATATAACGCTCCCCTTACAGCAGGAGCATTTATAGATTTATCTTCAAAAAAATTCTATAAAGATTTACCGATTAACAGAGCAGAAGAATTTTTTGTTCTTCAAACAGGTGATCCAATTGGCGAAGAAATTGGTTATGTAGATCCTGACACAAATAAAGAACGTCACGTTCCTCTCGAAATAAGAATTCCTGATGAAAAAGATACTTTTTATAATCAAACTTTTGAAGATTTAGGTCTTTATACAGAAACACCAACATTACCTTTCGCAACCCTTGGAACTCTGGGGTGGTCGCACTCAAATACTGCAGTTGATGATGGCTCATCACAATTTTTCTTCTTTTTATACGAAGCTGAACTCAATCCAGCAGGTCGCAATTTAATTGATGGAAGGAATGCAGCCTTTGGCTATGTTGTAGATGGTTTTGATGTATTAGAAGAACTAAACAAAGATGACATAATTGAGTCCATTGATGTTTTAGAAGGGATTGAAAACCTCAAATTAAATGCGTAA
- the efp gene encoding elongation factor P has protein sequence MISSNDFRTGTTIELDGQVWRVVEFLHVKPGKGSAFVRTKLKSVQSGNVVEKTFRAGESVQQAILEKSNLQHTYVESGDYVFMDMTSFEETRLSVEQIGKGAKYLKEGMEVNVIFHNGKVLEVELPISITLKVTQTDPGVKGDTASGGTKPAILETGAQVMVPLFISEGEMIKVDTRNDSYLGREN, from the coding sequence ATGATTTCCAGTAACGATTTTCGCACAGGTACCACCATTGAATTGGATGGACAGGTTTGGCGTGTTGTAGAATTTCTACATGTCAAGCCTGGTAAGGGTTCTGCTTTCGTGCGAACAAAATTAAAATCAGTTCAAAGCGGCAACGTTGTTGAAAAAACTTTTCGAGCCGGAGAATCAGTACAGCAGGCTATCCTTGAGAAGTCTAACCTGCAACATACTTATGTGGAGTCTGGAGATTATGTTTTTATGGATATGACAAGTTTTGAAGAAACAAGACTTTCCGTTGAACAAATCGGTAAAGGCGCAAAGTATTTGAAAGAAGGAATGGAGGTTAATGTGATTTTCCATAATGGTAAAGTTTTAGAAGTGGAACTTCCTATATCTATTACTTTAAAAGTTACACAAACTGATCCCGGTGTTAAAGGAGATACTGCTAGTGGGGGCACAAAACCAGCTATTCTAGAAACAGGTGCTCAAGTTATGGTTCCTTTATTTATTTCTGAGGGGGAAATGATTAAAGTTGATACTCGTAATGATAGTTATCTTGGACGTGAAAATTAA
- the accB gene encoding acetyl-CoA carboxylase biotin carboxyl carrier protein, protein MTMKLDHEDLNRLIEKISTSDIQEFSLEGEDFKLEIKRNLFDQNQFTNNLVSNNLFERQINANQKAVNENVSIINEPETPQVAPPGSADLTEITSPMVGTFYRAAAPGEEPFVEVGSNVKVGQTICILEAMKLMNEIESEFNAEIIEILVENGTPVEFGQVLMRVKQS, encoded by the coding sequence ATGACTATGAAATTAGATCACGAAGACTTAAATCGCTTAATTGAAAAAATCTCAACAAGCGATATTCAAGAATTCTCTCTAGAGGGAGAAGACTTTAAACTCGAAATCAAACGGAATTTATTTGATCAGAACCAATTTACTAATAATTTAGTTTCTAATAATTTATTTGAAAGGCAAATAAATGCTAATCAAAAAGCCGTAAATGAAAATGTCTCAATAATTAATGAACCTGAGACGCCACAGGTGGCCCCTCCTGGGAGTGCAGACCTTACTGAAATTACTTCACCTATGGTTGGTACCTTTTATAGGGCCGCAGCCCCCGGAGAGGAGCCATTTGTTGAGGTAGGAAGCAATGTTAAGGTCGGTCAAACTATTTGTATTTTAGAGGCCATGAAGTTAATGAATGAAATTGAATCCGAATTTAACGCTGAAATAATAGAGATTCTCGTTGAAAATGGAACACCAGTTGAGTTTGGTCAAGTTTTAATGCGTGTTAAGCAGTCTTGA
- a CDS encoding NAD-dependent epimerase/dehydratase family protein has protein sequence MKNIASLLGNKTKFLILGCGFSGSFFADTIRKFGCTALTSSRSENNDPNSFVFNSATNVIPDEKIFDGVTHILSCIPPDQNGKDPVLGSLQSKLQSLSLEWVGYLSTTGVYGNTAGDWVSEIDQPNPSQKRSLNRLNCEKEWIESGLPVQIFRLPGIYGPGRSTFEAIRNQKIRIISKKDQVFSRIHVADITNAIIYILQNKDSLKFHQIINIADDEPCSQIEVIQFCYDLLGLKMPKPILFKEAKKQLSPIAQSFWMENRRVSNKLLCETIGYKLIYKNYKLGLKNCFFNS, from the coding sequence ATGAAGAATATCGCAAGTTTACTAGGAAATAAAACTAAATTTTTAATCTTAGGATGCGGGTTTAGCGGTAGTTTTTTTGCAGATACCATAAGAAAATTTGGTTGTACTGCCTTAACAAGTTCTAGATCTGAGAACAACGATCCAAATAGTTTTGTTTTTAATAGTGCAACCAACGTTATTCCTGATGAAAAAATTTTTGATGGAGTCACGCATATTCTTAGTTGCATACCTCCCGACCAAAATGGTAAAGATCCAGTATTGGGAAGTCTGCAAAGTAAACTACAAAGTTTATCCCTTGAATGGGTTGGATATTTATCTACTACAGGAGTGTATGGAAATACTGCAGGTGATTGGGTTTCTGAGATAGACCAACCTAATCCTTCTCAAAAAAGAAGTCTTAATAGATTAAATTGCGAAAAAGAATGGATTGAATCTGGTTTACCCGTACAAATTTTTAGATTACCCGGTATTTATGGTCCTGGAAGATCCACTTTTGAAGCAATCAGAAATCAAAAAATTCGTATTATATCTAAAAAAGATCAAGTATTTTCAAGAATTCATGTTGCTGATATTACAAATGCGATTATTTATATATTACAAAATAAAGATTCCTTAAAATTTCACCAAATAATTAATATTGCAGATGATGAACCCTGTTCTCAAATTGAAGTTATTCAATTTTGTTACGATCTGCTTGGTTTAAAAATGCCAAAGCCAATATTATTTAAAGAAGCAAAAAAGCAATTATCACCAATAGCTCAATCTTTTTGGATGGAAAATAGAAGAGTTTCTAATAAACTATTATGCGAAACAATTGGATATAAGCTAATTTATAAAAACTATAAATTAGGCTTAAAAAACTGCTTTTTCAATAGTTAA
- a CDS encoding transcription factor TFIID — translation MKTAIKPDLKSKTLYTSKSSNLLREKEIALVNIKFYQKLFVVIISLSTFLIFPESPRELENICESYNSRKICNVW, via the coding sequence ATGAAGACAGCTATTAAACCTGATTTAAAATCAAAAACTTTGTACACCAGCAAAAGTTCTAATCTTCTGAGAGAAAAAGAAATAGCTTTAGTCAATATTAAATTCTATCAAAAATTATTTGTTGTAATTATTTCATTGTCTACATTTTTAATATTCCCAGAATCGCCAAGAGAATTGGAAAATATATGCGAGAGCTATAATTCTAGAAAAATATGTAATGTTTGGTAG
- a CDS encoding HNH endonuclease signature motif containing protein has translation MHINDAVFLEDLCPKFRFRQWRKSIHRFTGKSCIYCGKPSESIDHVLPRSQGGLSTTENCVPACLSCNGDKSDENALYWYRRQKFYDPRRAMAIRAWLEGDLRLAIRLLQWANPNFKVSNKNYETDEPNYNAA, from the coding sequence ATGCACATTAATGATGCGGTATTTTTAGAGGATTTATGTCCTAAGTTCAGATTTAGACAATGGCGAAAGTCAATTCATAGATTTACAGGAAAAAGTTGTATATATTGCGGAAAACCATCTGAATCAATTGACCATGTTTTACCACGTAGCCAAGGGGGCTTGAGTACAACAGAAAATTGTGTCCCTGCGTGCCTTTCTTGTAATGGGGATAAATCAGATGAAAATGCTTTGTATTGGTATAGAAGACAAAAATTTTATGATCCTAGAAGAGCAATGGCTATAAGAGCCTGGTTAGAAGGAGATTTAAGATTAGCTATAAGATTATTGCAATGGGCTAATCCTAATTTTAAGGTAAGTAATAAGAATTACGAAACAGATGAACCAAATTATAACGCAGCTTGA
- a CDS encoding DUF6554 family protein, which yields MQRFKKKLIFFTLGIIVPLSLQTSKVNAGSFGAEIFCTMRDGGNDHESSWDAAYTYIKKQKGGFFKVSPKQAAAQITESVIRDRETFSYCVEYLDKLHPNRQQIRDLEKEKERKEKEAEEKEKKRKRLEKELEETNENFSEETIERYSY from the coding sequence ATGCAAAGATTTAAAAAAAAATTAATTTTTTTCACCCTAGGAATAATAGTCCCTTTATCGCTTCAAACATCCAAAGTTAATGCAGGATCATTTGGAGCAGAAATTTTCTGTACCATGCGAGATGGAGGAAATGATCATGAAAGTAGCTGGGATGCAGCTTATACATATATAAAAAAACAAAAAGGAGGGTTTTTTAAAGTCTCACCTAAACAAGCCGCAGCACAAATTACTGAATCAGTTATAAGAGATAGAGAAACCTTCAGCTATTGTGTTGAATACCTAGATAAACTGCACCCCAATAGACAACAAATAAGAGATTTAGAAAAGGAAAAAGAAAGAAAAGAAAAAGAAGCTGAAGAAAAAGAAAAGAAAAGAAAAAGGTTAGAAAAAGAACTAGAAGAAACTAATGAAAATTTTTCAGAAGAGACAATTGAAAGATATAGCTATTAA